One region of Tachysurus vachellii isolate PV-2020 chromosome 11, HZAU_Pvac_v1, whole genome shotgun sequence genomic DNA includes:
- the bag4 gene encoding BAG family molecular chaperone regulator 4 isoform X1, whose protein sequence is MQDSTPYCGYPPNYWYAPAAGPYSNAYPSGAEINGQAPYNPQAMPAYPNGVYNPGQYAPNVLHPSNPFYCSEQMPPRQPQYHSQDRTPASSPQPPYPVPHCQAAPGYPPSSYQPYGDGCTPTAPYPGQQPVPSCPQPDPWPHSAGYGPQTHYSNHTRPPHPPPWHGPAPPPYDHIKHKEPPYPGHLNNRNQTKPRPSTPNSNLTPNLPPNKPVEFSSPPQIYNKTSSGGGNQPKPAPQQRDPPPHVPQHQMGENPGLAQVQEVLARVHLLQDDVDEFVGRKTDKSYCCLEELLTKELLVLDSVETNGLDAVRSARKEAVQKIQAILDRLENKAF, encoded by the exons ATG CAGGATTCGACTCCATACTGTGGCTATCCACCCAACTACTGGTACGCTCCTGCGGCCGGGCCGTACAGCAACGCCTACCCTTCTGGGGCCGAGATTAACGGACAAGCACCGTATAATCCACAG GCGATGCCGGCGTATCCAAATGGAGTGTATAACCCGGGTCAGTACGCACCGAACGTGCTTCACCCTTCCAATCCGTTCTACTGCAGCGAGCAGATGCCCCCCAGGCAGCCGCAGTACCACAGTCAGGACCGAACCCCGGCCAGCTCCCCTCAGCCCCCGTACCCTGTTCCACACTGCCAGGCG GCTCCTGGATACCCACCCAGCTCGTACCAACCCTACGGAGACGGCTGCACCCCTACTGCCCCCTACCCCGGCCAGCAGCCTGTACCGTCTTGTCCTCAGCCTGATCCCTGGCCTCATTCAGCAGGATATGGACCCCAGACGCACTACTCCAACCACACACGCCCTCCACACCCTCCGCCCTGGCACGGGCCCGCCCCTCCTCCATACGACCACATTAAGcacaaa GAACCACCGTATCCAGGTCATCTGAACAACCGAAACCAAACGAAACCTCGACCCAGCACACCCAACTCCAACCTCACCCCTAACTTGCCTCCAAACAAGCCAGTGGAGTTCAGCTCCCCGCCTCAGATCTACAACAAGACGTCCTCCGGAGGCGGAAACCAGCCCAAACCAGCTCCGCAGCAGAGAGACCCTCCCCCACATGTGCCACAACATCAGATGGGCGAGAACCCGGGTCTGGCTCAGGTGCAGGAGGTCCTGGCCAGGGTCCATCTGCTGCAAGATGACGTGGACGAGTTTGTGGGCAGAAAGACGGACAAGAGCTACTGTTGTCTGGAAGAGCTGCTCACCAAAGAGCTGCTGGTCCTGGACTCTGTGGAGACCAACGGCCTGGACGCCGTGCGCTCAGCCCGGAAAGAGGCAGTGCAGAAGATCCAGGCCATCCTGGACCGCCTGGAGAACAAGGCCTTCTAG
- the bag4 gene encoding BAG family molecular chaperone regulator 4 isoform X2: MDSTPYCGYPPNYWYAPAAGPYSNAYPSGAEINGQAPYNPQAMPAYPNGVYNPGQYAPNVLHPSNPFYCSEQMPPRQPQYHSQDRTPASSPQPPYPVPHCQAAPGYPPSSYQPYGDGCTPTAPYPGQQPVPSCPQPDPWPHSAGYGPQTHYSNHTRPPHPPPWHGPAPPPYDHIKHKEPPYPGHLNNRNQTKPRPSTPNSNLTPNLPPNKPVEFSSPPQIYNKTSSGGGNQPKPAPQQRDPPPHVPQHQMGENPGLAQVQEVLARVHLLQDDVDEFVGRKTDKSYCCLEELLTKELLVLDSVETNGLDAVRSARKEAVQKIQAILDRLENKAF; this comes from the exons ATG GATTCGACTCCATACTGTGGCTATCCACCCAACTACTGGTACGCTCCTGCGGCCGGGCCGTACAGCAACGCCTACCCTTCTGGGGCCGAGATTAACGGACAAGCACCGTATAATCCACAG GCGATGCCGGCGTATCCAAATGGAGTGTATAACCCGGGTCAGTACGCACCGAACGTGCTTCACCCTTCCAATCCGTTCTACTGCAGCGAGCAGATGCCCCCCAGGCAGCCGCAGTACCACAGTCAGGACCGAACCCCGGCCAGCTCCCCTCAGCCCCCGTACCCTGTTCCACACTGCCAGGCG GCTCCTGGATACCCACCCAGCTCGTACCAACCCTACGGAGACGGCTGCACCCCTACTGCCCCCTACCCCGGCCAGCAGCCTGTACCGTCTTGTCCTCAGCCTGATCCCTGGCCTCATTCAGCAGGATATGGACCCCAGACGCACTACTCCAACCACACACGCCCTCCACACCCTCCGCCCTGGCACGGGCCCGCCCCTCCTCCATACGACCACATTAAGcacaaa GAACCACCGTATCCAGGTCATCTGAACAACCGAAACCAAACGAAACCTCGACCCAGCACACCCAACTCCAACCTCACCCCTAACTTGCCTCCAAACAAGCCAGTGGAGTTCAGCTCCCCGCCTCAGATCTACAACAAGACGTCCTCCGGAGGCGGAAACCAGCCCAAACCAGCTCCGCAGCAGAGAGACCCTCCCCCACATGTGCCACAACATCAGATGGGCGAGAACCCGGGTCTGGCTCAGGTGCAGGAGGTCCTGGCCAGGGTCCATCTGCTGCAAGATGACGTGGACGAGTTTGTGGGCAGAAAGACGGACAAGAGCTACTGTTGTCTGGAAGAGCTGCTCACCAAAGAGCTGCTGGTCCTGGACTCTGTGGAGACCAACGGCCTGGACGCCGTGCGCTCAGCCCGGAAAGAGGCAGTGCAGAAGATCCAGGCCATCCTGGACCGCCTGGAGAACAAGGCCTTCTAG